TATCAGACGCGTGAAAGTGCCGCTAAAAAACCTTCCCAGGGCTTTCCACGGGATGAAAATCGCCCAGTTGTCGGACATTCACTCGGGTAGCTTTTTTAACAAAACTGCCGTGAAAGGTGGCGTGGAAATGTTGCTGAAGGAGAAACCGGATATTGCATTTTTTACAGGGGACCTGGTCAATGACCGGGCGGTTGAGGTAAGGGATTACATGAACATCTTTGATAAAGTTAAGGCACCGCTCGGAGTACATTCTATTTTAGGAAATCATGACTATGGCGATTATTTTCAATGGGCGGACGTCAATGCGAAAACCAGGAATCTGGCTGATCTGAAAAAGGCGCACGAAGGACTGGGCTGGAACCTCATGCTGGATGAGCACAAGGCCATTAAAGTGGATGGCGAGGAAATCGGGCTGATCGGTATTCAGAACTGGGGCGCAGGTAATTTTGCCAAATACGGGAACCTGGAAAAAGCTTATCAACATACTGATGACTATCCGGTTAAAATATTGCTTTCACATGACCCTAGTCACTGGGAAGCGCAGGTTTTGCCGAAATACAAAGACATTGACCTCGCGCTGGCCGGCCATACGCACGGAATGCAGTTTGGTGTGGAAATCGGTAAATTGAGATGGAGCCCGGTACAATACCGTTACAAACAATGGGCAGGGTTATACGAGCAAAACGACCAGTATTTATATGTCAACAGGGGATTCGGCTATCTGGGCTACCCAGGACGTGTAGGTATCTTGCCGGAAATAACGATCCTGGAACTAGTGAAAGCATAAAATTTTAAGGAAGTTAATGCGTTCAATGTTAAGTAGGCAACCTGAAACCGTAAGATGATGAAAAAAATTACTCCCTGGCTTCTTGTATTCGCACTGGTTTGCGGAATATCGGGCGTAGAAACCCTGAGCGCGAAGCCAGCAGCTTCTAAAATGGAGTTGTTTGGTAAGAAAAAGAAATATAAAGGTTACAAAAAGCCTAAATCAAAAAAATTCCTTGGGATCTTCAAGCGAAAAACGGATTGTGGCTGCCCAAACCACTAGGAACTTCCTGCGTCAACATATTGTACATATTCAAGAGTAAGCATTGCCATCATTCTCTAAAAGATTTGGTTGGATTTGCTTACTTTTGTATTTTAAAACCACCTATTAACGGCACTCTCAGCCCAAGTTGAATGAAAGTTAATCTTCGAAACCAGGATAAATTTGAAAACCGTCACCACGGTAAGGATGCACAGGAATTGCAGGAAATGTTGGAGACCATAGGAGCGGCATCACTTGACGAACTAATAGATCAGACGCTTCCATCAGCGATCCGTCTGCCGAAACCACTGAATTTACCAAGACCGAGATCAGAGCAGGAATTTTTGCAGGGCATTAAAAAGATAGCCAGCAAAAATGCAGTTCTTAAATCTTATATAGGAACAGGCTACTACGATACCATTACACCGAATGTAATTCTCAGGAATATTCTCGAAAATCCGGCGTGGTATACGGCTTATACGCCTTACCAGGCGGAAATAGCACAGGGAAGACTTGAAATGTTACTCAATTTCCAGACGGTCGTTACTGATTTGACCGGAATGGAAATCGCGAATGCTTCTTTATTGGATGAAGCAACTGCGGCGGCTGAGGCGATGACAATGCTTTACAGCCTTCGTCCGGCAGCGAGAAAAAAAGCAAATACATTCTTTGTCTCAGAACTCTGCCACCCACAAACGATAGACCTGATCTACACGCGGGCTAAGCCTGTCGGTATTGATGTAGTGGTTGGCAATCACGCTACTGTGGATCTTGCAGATGAAAGTCTGTATGGTGTTTTGGTTCAATACCCTGCTACGGACGGAGAAGTAATAGATTATACCGATTTCATCGCAGCCGCACACGAATTGAATCTTTCTGTAGCAGTTGCCACGGATCTGCTCGCGCTTGCATTGCTGAAATCACCAGGAGAAATGGGTGCTGATGTGGTAGTGGGATCTTCTCAGCGTTTTGGAGTGCCAATGGGTTACGGCGGACCGCATGCAGCCTTTTTTGCAACAAAAGATGCTTTCAAACGTCATATTCCAGGCCGTATCATCGGGGTATCTGTTGACGCCGAGGGGAACAGAGCTTTAAGAATGGCTTTACAGACCCGTGAGCAGCACATTCGTCGCGAAAAAGCAACTTCTAATATTTGTACTGCGCAGGTATTGCTTGCTGTGATCGCAGGTGCATATGCTGTTTACCACGGACCTGAGGGAATTAAGACCATTGCTTCACGTGTCCACGGACTTACAAGACTTTTTGTTGATACAATCAGGAAGTTCAACTATGAAGTGATCACTGAAAATTATTTTGATACTGTTACCATCCAGACTAATCTGACCAGGAAACTGAGAGAGACGTCGGTGAAATGGGGTATCAATTTGAAATATAATAAAGAAGAAAGCGTAACGGTTTCATTCGATGAAGCGAAGACATTTGAAGACGTAATCGCGATTTTGAATGTATTTGCCGAGGTTTCCGGGTTTCAGGGAGAAATGGTGATCGATGAGGAACTGGAATTCGCATTCCCCGAAAATCTGGCGCGCCAGTCTGACTACCTGACACATCCTGTGTTTAATACGCATCATACAGAACATGAAATGCTGCGTTACATGAAATCTTTGGAGAATAAGGACCTTTCACTGGTTCATTCCATGATTTCGTTGGGTAGCTGTACGATGAAATTGAATGCTACGGCAGAAATGATCCCGCTTACCTGGCCGGAATTTGGAGCGATCCATCCATTTGCGCCGACCAATCAGGTTGGCGGTTATGCACAGCTCGTTAGCGAATTGAATATTTGGCTTTGTGAGATCACTGGTTTTGCTGCAATGTCATTCCAGCCCAACTCTGGTGCGCAGGGTGAATATGCAGGTTTAATGGCGATCCGTGCATACCACGAAAGCCGCGGCGATCACCACAGAAATGTCGCGCTGATTCCTCAGTCTGCACATGGAACAAACCCTGCTTCCGCCGTAATGGCCGGAATGAAGGTTGTTGTTACGAAAACGGATGAAAGGGGCAACATCGATGTAGCGGATTTGAAAGCCAAGGCAGAGCAATATAGCAACGATCTGTCTTGCCTGATGGTGACGTATCCATCGACACACGGGGTATACGAAGAAAGCATCATTGATATCTGTGAAATGATCCATTCTCACGGCGGCCAGGTGTATATGGATGGCGCCAATATGAATGCGCAGGTAGGGTTAACAAGCCCTGCTACAATTGGAGCAGACGTTTGCCATTTGAATTTGCATAAAACATTCTGTATCCCTCACGGAGGTGGCGGACCTGGTGTAGGACCTATCGGTGTGGCAGAACATTTGATGCCATTCTTGCCAGGACACGTTAATTTCAATGCGCAGCCTGAACATTTGCCTGCCGGTGTAGCTGGTGCGGTGTCAGCAGCTCCTTACGGCAGCGCGAGTATCCTCACGATCTCTTACGCATACATTGCAATGATGGGCGGCGAGGGGCTTACCAATGCTACGAAATACGCTATTTTGAATGCTAACTATATCAAGGAGCGTTTAAGCGGACATTATGACGTTCTTTACACGGGTACAAACGGGCGTTGTGCGCACGAAATGATCCTGGACTGCCGCTCGTTCAAAGCTGCGGGTGTGGAAGCAGAGGATCTTGCAAAAAGATTGATGGACTATGGTTTCCATGCACCTACATTGTCATTCCCGGTTGCAGGAACATTAATGATCGAACCTACGGAATCGGAATCAAAAGCTGAACTGGACAGGTTCTGCGATACGATGATCGCGATCCGTAACGAGATTCGCGAAGTAGAAGAAGGTACCGCTGATCGTACAGACAATGTTCTTAAAAACGCACCTCATACTTCACGGATATTATTGAGTGACGAATGGAGCCGGTCGTATAGCCGTGAGAAAGCTGCATTCCCGCTGCCTCATTTGCGTTTCAACAAGTTCTGGCCAAGCGTAAGCCGTGTTGATAGTGCTTACGGAGACCGTAACCTGATTTGCTCTTGCATTCCTGTGGAAGCATACACAGAAGTAGAAGCGAGTTAAGATAGACCAAATGTCATAAGAAAGGGGAGAAGCTCGCGTTGAGTTTCTCCCCTTTCTTATTGTAAAATATCTTAGAGACTGATTTTGTCCACCTTAGAAATGTCTTTCTCCGATCTCTCTTTTTCCCAACATTACCGCACCGACCATTGCTACCAAGAGCAAAATAGAAGCCAGCTCGAAGGGCAACAGGTAGTCACGAAAAAGCAAATGTCCCAGATTTTCAATCATCCCAACTTGTGAATCAAACTGGTCGGGATTGTAAGATGGAATAACGCTTTTGCGATAAGCCCCGAAAAGGATGACGAATACGGTACCACCAACAATGGTGGCTGCGACTTTGGTCAAATTAGTTTTCGATTCCTCGTGATCCTGCTTCATATTGAGGAACATGATCACAAACAGAAAGAGTACCATGATCGCCCCGGCATAAACAATGATGTTTACAGCCGCCAGAAACTGCGCGTTCAGCAAGATATAATGTCCTGACAATGTGAAGAATGTAAGGATCAGATACAGAACGCTGTGAATCGGGTTACGCGAAACCACTACCATTACTGCGCTGAGAATGGTCAGAAATGAAAGGAAGTAAAAAAATGATACTGTTGAATTCATAATATAATAGCTGCTGACAGTCTGGTTTAATCCGTTCAGGGAATAGCTCTTGGAACGACATTGGTAACTTCTCCACCAGCCCTTTTCAAGTCCAGTGCACGCGCCTCTTCTTTGGTCCAGGCTTCGCGGGTATAGCGGTTGTTCATATCCTCCACCAAAAGATCTTTTCCCCAAATTACCTGATCACGTTCTGTAAAAACGGGGATAAACTCGTCGTGACGCAGGTAAACAGCTTGTTTTGGGCAAGCTTCCTCACATAAGCCGCAGAAAATACACCTCAGCATGTTCACTTCGTAAACAGCCGCGTATTTCTCTTCGCGATACAATGTTTCTTCCCCTTTCTCACGTTCAGCTGCTACCATTGAAATAGCTTCTGCCGGACATGCTACCGCGCATAGACCGCAGGCTGTACAACGCTCACGGCCGTCTTCGTCTCTCTTTAAAATATGTCGTCCCCTGAATACCGGTCCAAGATATCTTTTAACTTCCGGGTATTCAATGGTTACTTTCTTAGCGAAAAAGTGCTTGATCGTAATCGCCAAACCTGTTGCAATAGCCGGCAGGTAGGCGCGTTCCATCAGCGTCATTTCTTTATTGCTTACTTGCTTGGAGCGATTTGTCAATTGCATGGCAATACGATTTTGGAATTAATTCAACCACGCAGTAATGACAGGCTTCAAGAAAAGCACGGCCGCACCAGTGATAATAATATTAAAAATAGCAAGAGGGATCAGTTTTTTCCAACCCAGGTTCATCAATTGGTCGTAACGGAAACGAGGGATAGTCCAGCGAACCCACATATAAAAGAATATAAAGAACAGGGCTTTACCAAAAAATACTGCCGTTCCAATCAATGTTGCAATGTTATGGCCAGTTTCAGTTCCCAAAGCGCTGGTCAGCTGGCTATAAACCCAATCCATTCCGGGATAATTATATCCACCGAA
The genomic region above belongs to Dyadobacter pollutisoli and contains:
- a CDS encoding metallophosphoesterase, which produces MNRTFFFIFLTFILIAIDWYVWQGLRLAIRNLAPLTQRWIGGAYWGVTLATLIAYVGMQLLPPDYFKSTTRTFIVAFIAIPYLSKLFAVLILLVDDVRRLFQWITSFVFPSAAPISPETGEPTIPRSQFLATTAVVAGAGLMGTFAFGILSGAHDYRIRRVKVPLKNLPRAFHGMKIAQLSDIHSGSFFNKTAVKGGVEMLLKEKPDIAFFTGDLVNDRAVEVRDYMNIFDKVKAPLGVHSILGNHDYGDYFQWADVNAKTRNLADLKKAHEGLGWNLMLDEHKAIKVDGEEIGLIGIQNWGAGNFAKYGNLEKAYQHTDDYPVKILLSHDPSHWEAQVLPKYKDIDLALAGHTHGMQFGVEIGKLRWSPVQYRYKQWAGLYEQNDQYLYVNRGFGYLGYPGRVGILPEITILELVKA
- the gcvP gene encoding aminomethyl-transferring glycine dehydrogenase, with the translated sequence MKVNLRNQDKFENRHHGKDAQELQEMLETIGAASLDELIDQTLPSAIRLPKPLNLPRPRSEQEFLQGIKKIASKNAVLKSYIGTGYYDTITPNVILRNILENPAWYTAYTPYQAEIAQGRLEMLLNFQTVVTDLTGMEIANASLLDEATAAAEAMTMLYSLRPAARKKANTFFVSELCHPQTIDLIYTRAKPVGIDVVVGNHATVDLADESLYGVLVQYPATDGEVIDYTDFIAAAHELNLSVAVATDLLALALLKSPGEMGADVVVGSSQRFGVPMGYGGPHAAFFATKDAFKRHIPGRIIGVSVDAEGNRALRMALQTREQHIRREKATSNICTAQVLLAVIAGAYAVYHGPEGIKTIASRVHGLTRLFVDTIRKFNYEVITENYFDTVTIQTNLTRKLRETSVKWGINLKYNKEESVTVSFDEAKTFEDVIAILNVFAEVSGFQGEMVIDEELEFAFPENLARQSDYLTHPVFNTHHTEHEMLRYMKSLENKDLSLVHSMISLGSCTMKLNATAEMIPLTWPEFGAIHPFAPTNQVGGYAQLVSELNIWLCEITGFAAMSFQPNSGAQGEYAGLMAIRAYHESRGDHHRNVALIPQSAHGTNPASAVMAGMKVVVTKTDERGNIDVADLKAKAEQYSNDLSCLMVTYPSTHGVYEESIIDICEMIHSHGGQVYMDGANMNAQVGLTSPATIGADVCHLNLHKTFCIPHGGGGPGVGPIGVAEHLMPFLPGHVNFNAQPEHLPAGVAGAVSAAPYGSASILTISYAYIAMMGGEGLTNATKYAILNANYIKERLSGHYDVLYTGTNGRCAHEMILDCRSFKAAGVEAEDLAKRLMDYGFHAPTLSFPVAGTLMIEPTESESKAELDRFCDTMIAIRNEIREVEEGTADRTDNVLKNAPHTSRILLSDEWSRSYSREKAAFPLPHLRFNKFWPSVSRVDSAYGDRNLICSCIPVEAYTEVEAS
- a CDS encoding NADH-quinone oxidoreductase subunit J family protein; the encoded protein is MNSTVSFFYFLSFLTILSAVMVVVSRNPIHSVLYLILTFFTLSGHYILLNAQFLAAVNIIVYAGAIMVLFLFVIMFLNMKQDHEESKTNLTKVAATIVGGTVFVILFGAYRKSVIPSYNPDQFDSQVGMIENLGHLLFRDYLLPFELASILLLVAMVGAVMLGKREIGERHF
- a CDS encoding NuoI/complex I 23 kDa subunit family protein, which translates into the protein MQLTNRSKQVSNKEMTLMERAYLPAIATGLAITIKHFFAKKVTIEYPEVKRYLGPVFRGRHILKRDEDGRERCTACGLCAVACPAEAISMVAAEREKGEETLYREEKYAAVYEVNMLRCIFCGLCEEACPKQAVYLRHDEFIPVFTERDQVIWGKDLLVEDMNNRYTREAWTKEEARALDLKRAGGEVTNVVPRAIP